From Marivirga harenae, one genomic window encodes:
- a CDS encoding NAD(P)H-hydrate dehydratase yields MKILNVKQIREADLYSIENEPIASIDLMERASKKVVDWITDNFSNQNKVVVLAGSGNNGGDGLAIARILSGQNYIVKVVLAMGDKGSEDFEINLSRLTSIDEVDISSALSSDENVKDIIFIDAIFGSGLSRPIEGKIAEYIHKVNELEGIKIAVDIPSGIFADEPSPGDTILKADYTLSFQVPKLAFMMAENQKYIGQFEILDIGLSRDFIENCISDYSIYKPTDKNKASIKVGSTAHKGDRGRACIIGGGHAKMGAVILAAQGALHSGIGLLTVQACPHCIQIVQIQIPEALILEDENEYVLGSFMNYEKYDSLVFGPAVGFANKTATLLKEILKSYNGQLILDADAITILAENREMLEMLPKGTILTPHHGEFKRLVGDYSNNFEALMQLKSFCMHHKVVVILKGKYSAVCNSNGNISFNSTGNPGMAKGGSGDLLCGILAGLAPRIKKPYEIAKLAVFLHGLAGDISLQEYGENYMTPSTMVLNLKNAFKLIEN; encoded by the coding sequence ATGAAGATTTTGAATGTTAAACAAATTAGAGAAGCAGATTTATATTCAATTGAAAATGAACCCATTGCAAGTATTGATTTAATGGAAAGAGCCAGTAAGAAAGTAGTGGACTGGATTACTGATAATTTCTCAAATCAAAATAAAGTGGTCGTTCTTGCAGGCTCAGGTAATAATGGCGGTGATGGTTTGGCCATTGCCAGAATATTGTCTGGACAAAATTATATTGTAAAAGTAGTTTTGGCAATGGGTGATAAAGGCTCAGAAGATTTTGAAATAAATCTTTCGAGATTAACATCAATAGATGAGGTTGATATTTCTTCAGCACTCAGTTCTGATGAAAATGTCAAAGATATTATTTTCATAGATGCCATTTTTGGCTCTGGATTATCTCGCCCAATTGAGGGTAAAATTGCAGAATACATCCATAAAGTAAACGAATTAGAAGGTATAAAAATAGCGGTGGACATTCCTTCCGGTATTTTTGCAGATGAACCAAGCCCGGGAGATACAATTCTCAAAGCTGACTATACCTTAAGTTTCCAGGTACCTAAATTAGCCTTTATGATGGCGGAGAACCAGAAGTATATTGGTCAATTTGAAATACTAGACATCGGCTTATCCCGTGATTTCATTGAGAATTGCATAAGCGATTACTCAATTTATAAACCAACAGATAAAAATAAAGCATCAATAAAAGTAGGGTCTACAGCTCATAAAGGCGATAGAGGCAGAGCGTGCATTATTGGTGGTGGCCATGCCAAAATGGGGGCAGTTATCTTAGCTGCTCAAGGCGCCTTACACTCTGGAATCGGATTATTGACCGTACAAGCATGTCCACATTGTATTCAAATCGTACAAATTCAAATCCCGGAGGCATTGATTTTAGAAGATGAAAATGAATATGTACTCGGCAGTTTCATGAATTATGAAAAGTATGATTCTCTGGTTTTTGGTCCTGCAGTTGGTTTCGCAAATAAAACAGCTACTCTACTTAAGGAAATCCTAAAATCATATAATGGCCAATTAATTTTAGATGCTGATGCTATTACAATTCTTGCTGAAAACAGAGAAATGCTCGAAATGCTACCTAAGGGCACCATTCTGACTCCCCATCACGGGGAGTTCAAGAGGCTAGTTGGAGATTATTCCAATAATTTTGAAGCTTTGATGCAACTAAAGTCATTCTGTATGCATCATAAAGTTGTAGTAATATTAAAAGGCAAATATTCTGCAGTTTGCAACAGCAATGGAAATATCAGTTTCAATAGTACAGGAAATCCTGGAATGGCAAAAGGCGGAAGTGGCGATTTATTATGTGGGATTTTAGCGGGACTTGCACCACGCATTAAAAAACCATACGAAATAGCAAAGTTGGCAGTATTTTTGCACGGACTAGCTGGTGACATTAGCCTTCAGGAATACGGAGAGAATTATATGACTCCTTCAACTATGGTATTGAATTTGAAAAATGCATTTAAATTAATTGAAAATTAA